TATACAATAAAAATCGGCAGAGAAATTCTGCTAGGAAGAACTTTTTTTGAAGTTCTCCCCGATTTAGCTATCCTGACAATCATAACGTTTCTGTACTTTTCTATGGGAACAGTAATGCTCAAAAGGGCTGAAAATAATTTAAGGAGTACGGGAGGATGGGAAGCTTGGTGAGGTTCTTATATCTCGCAAAAGCATCTCTATTAACTGCAAAACGTTATAGAATAGACTGGTATGGCAATGTATTAATGCCTGTTCTGGGGATTCTTCCTGTTATTATTGCCGTTTGGTATGGGAATAAAATCGGTTTTCTAGATTTTTCCCATATTGTTGGAACTAAAAAATTCTTTGAATACTACATCCTCGGAATTGCATATTGGAACTATATCGAAGCAGTGTGGACTTCAATTTTCGTACTCAGAGAACACATGAGGATTGGACAATTAGAAGAGCTCCTTCTTACTCCGATTAAGCCATGGGAATATATTCTTGGTTGGTCTTTCTTGGCGATAAGTTTAACAACAATAAGTTCTTTGCCGTTAATTATAGTAGCGTTGGTAATAAACATCTTTCACCTGAGCATAGAAACTTGTATTCTGGCGGTATCCATATTTTTAATTTCAATGATAGCCTCTTTTGGTTTTGCATTTTTAATTTTTGGTTTAACGTTAGTGATTAGAGAAGGTGATGAAATAGTTTCATTACTCGGAAATGCTGCTCCTCTTTTAGGTGGTCTTTACTTTCCTGTAACTCTACTTCCAACGCCATTATTAGTTATCTCTTATGTATTTCCCTTTACTTGGGGAATTGATCTACTCAGAGCTGTGTTTTTAGATTCCAAAACAATTCTCAGTTTTGAAACTGAACTGATACTTCTCTTTATAATGTCCCTTGGATACTTTGGAATGGGGATTCTAAGCTACAAATCACTTGAGATTAAAATGAGAAGAAAAGGAATTCAGGGATTTTAATAGTTCATGAAAACTCAGAATATGCATTAAAAGCTCTCTACTCAACAATATTACAAAGAGTCCAGACAGTTAAAAAAGAGAAAAAGTCTAAGGCAGTTACATCAAACCTTCAAAAACTTTGCATTTATTGCAACTATAACTGTGCTCAAGCTCATCAGAAGAGCACCCACTGCTGGGCTTAACAGTACTCCATAGCTGTAGAGTACTCCAGCTGCTAAGGGAATTGCAAATGTGTTATAACCAGTTGCCCATGCCAAATTCTGCACCATCTTTCTGTAGGTCGCCTTCGCGAGGTGTATTGCCGTTATAACGTCTCTTGGGTCATTCTTGACAAGGATTATGTCAGCGCTCTCTATTGCTACATCAGTTCCAGCTCCAATTGCTATACCTACATCGGCTTGAATCAAAGCAGGAGCATCGTTTATTCCGTCTCCGACCATTGCCACGATGAAGCCTTTTTCTTGGAGCTCCTTAATCTTCTCCGACTTTTGATGAGGCAAAACCTCTGCAAAGTAACCATCTAAACCAAGCTCCTCGGCAACCCATTTTGCGACTTTTGCGTTGTCTCCTGTGAGCATGTAAGCTTTGATTCCCATCCCATGAAGCCTCTTTATGGCTTCCCTTGACTCCGGTCTTATCTTATCGGCTAAAGCTAAAGCACCTACAAGTCCACCATCAATAAGTAAGAATACTACGGTCTTACCTTGTTCAAGAACCTTATTAACACGCTCGTCTTCTTTCCAGAGGCCATTTTCCTTCAAGAAGCCAGGGCTTACGACGAGAACTTCTTTTCCGT
The Thermococcus sp. 2319x1 DNA segment above includes these coding regions:
- a CDS encoding ABC transporter permease, which gives rise to MGSLVRFLYLAKASLLTAKRYRIDWYGNVLMPVLGILPVIIAVWYGNKIGFLDFSHIVGTKKFFEYYILGIAYWNYIEAVWTSIFVLREHMRIGQLEELLLTPIKPWEYILGWSFLAISLTTISSLPLIIVALVINIFHLSIETCILAVSIFLISMIASFGFAFLIFGLTLVIREGDEIVSLLGNAAPLLGGLYFPVTLLPTPLLVISYVFPFTWGIDLLRAVFLDSKTILSFETELILLFIMSLGYFGMGILSYKSLEIKMRRKGIQGF